The genomic window TTGAAAAAGGTTTAAGATTTTATAAAGAATCAAGTATAAAATCTTTAAATATTAAGAATTGTAAAATCAAAGATTTACTTTTGGCAGCAGAAGTATCTATTATAGATTTAGATTCAAATAAAAAAGAGATAGATAGATTTGTAATCAAACCAAATAATCTCAAAAGCTTAACAATTTCTAATTCTCTAATAAATAAAGATTTTTTATTAAAGGATGAAGTGAATAATAGTAGATCTAATTTAGATTTGATTGATTTAAAAGAATCAACTTTTAAAGGAAAAGCAAAAATACAATTTTATAATTGCATAAAAGATGCAAATTTTTATAATACTAAATTTGAAGATTTAGCAGACTTTTATAGGACTAAATTTAAAAAAGTAAATTTTGAAAGAACAGATTTTAAAAACATAGCTGTATTTAGTGAAGCAGAATTCCATTGTGATGTAGATTTTAAATATACAAAATTCTTAGGAACATCAATTTTTAGAGATATGGTTATAACTGGAAAACTAAATCTACGAGATACTATTTTTAAAGAAGATGCTAATTTTTTAGATATTACTTCAAAATCAAGAAAAGTTTATGATGAAGAAAAAAGAGATTATTTTTATATTGGCGAGTTAGAAGATATAAAAGTTTCAAATAGAGAAACAGCAAGAGTTATCAAAAACTTTTTTGATAGTTCAAATAATATTATTGAAGCAAATAGATTTTATAAATTGGAAATGAAAGAAAGAGAAGACGAATTAGAAAAAAGTTTTGATAAAGGTAAAAATATTTTTGAATACTTAATTTTTAAATTTCATGGGTTAAGCTCTAATTATTCTCAAAATCCATTATTGGCATTTTTTTGGATATACCTATTTTCTATGTTTTATTCTTTTTTTGAATTTAATAGTAAAAAGCAAGAATACAGTGATAAATTTCAATTTTCATATTTTGAAATAATATTTGAGAAGATTTCTTTAAATCAGGATTTATTTGGTTTCTTAATTGTTATTGGAACAATATTTATAATATGTGTAATATTTTCTTTAATTACTAAATTTAAAGAAGTGGGACTTTGTTCAATTTTCTTAATTTTTATTACTATTTTATATATTATTTACACTAAAGATTATTGTTTATCAATAGTTTCAAATAGTTTTAATCCTTTTTCAATTATGACAGGTAAAGATTCTCTAAATATAATTACATTGATTTATAAAATAGTAATTGCATATTTGATTTATCAGTTTATTATTTCAATCAGACAAAATACAAGAAGGAAATAAATGCAAACAGTTGAACTAAAAATCGCACCAAAAGATTGGCTTTATATCATAATTATTGGGGCATTTTTTGGTTTTTTTATCTCTTTGTGTTTCTATTTTTTAAGTGATGATTTACAAAATATTTCAACTATTATTTTTAGTACAAGCAGTGCCATTTCTATTTCATTGTTTGCATTTTTTTTAATCACTATTTCCAATAAATTTATACTTCCAAAGGTAAATAAGAAATTCTGGTATTTGATTAGTTTTATTTTCTCTTTTTTAGCTGGTTTTCTAGGATTTAGTTTTTCTTTTATACTTTTTTCTTTTAGTGATTTTAAAATTTTATATATTATCTCACCATTTTGGCACTATATAGCTGTTACAATTGGTTTTCTGACCTTTTTAGTTGGTTTGATTTTGCATCAATTTATCTCTATGAAATACAAAAATGAAGAGATAAAAACGCAAATTTTAGAGACAAAACTAAAAGCTTTAGAAAATGAGCTAAATCCTCACTTTTTATTTAATGCTTTAAATTCAGTTTCTGAGTTGATTTATCAAGACCAGAAAAAAGCTGAAAATGCAGTGATTGAAATATCAAAATTTTTGCGAAATGCCATAAATAAAGAGAGTTTAATCTCTCTTGAAACTGAACTTTCTATGGTGAAAACTTATGTAAATATTGAAAATGTAAGATTTGATGGAAAAATTGTTTTAAATATTGAAGATTTTAATGAATATAAAAATATAAAAATACCAAAATTCTCAATTCAACTTTTGGTTGAAAATGCCATAAAACATGGATATTTAGGAAAAACTCTGAATATTGATATAAACTTTTCAAAAGACAAAATAAGAGTACAAAATGATGGTAAAATAGCTAATATTGTGAAATTTGGAACGGGTTTATCAAATCTTCAAAAAAGATTGGAACTTCAAAAAGTTGGCAATTTATCGTTTGAAAAGTTAGATGATAAGATGTTATTTGTAATAGAATTAAAGGATAAAAATTGAAAATAATGATTGTTGATGATGAGAGTTTAGCTTTAAGCAGATTAAAAAGGTTATTAAATGAAAATGGAATTGAAGATATAACAGCTTTTGATAATCCAATAGATGCTCTAAAAGAGATAACAAAAACAAAATTTGATGCAGTTTTTTTGGATATTTCAATGCCAAATATTTCGGGACTTGAGCTTGCTGATTCTATCATGCAAATTGAGCCAAAAACATTTATTATATTTCAAACAGCTTATTCAGAGTTTGCACTTGAAGCTTATAAAAGTGGTGGAATGGGATATTTAGTAAAACCAATAGAGTCAAATGACATAAAAAATATCCTAGATAAAATTAAAAGTTTTGCAGTTTCATCTAAAGATGAATCAAAAAAAATCTTAGGAAAAAGAGGAGATAAACTTTATTTGATTGATATAAATGATATTTATTATATAAAAGCTGATTTAGATGAAGTTATCATCAAAATAAAAGAAGCAGATGCTTATGTAAGACGAAAAATAGGGGATTTAGAAACACTTTTAAGTGATAAAAACTTCTTTAGAGTTCACAGATCTTATATTGTAAATGTTGATAAAATCAAATCTATGCGAAGTGTGGAACAATCAAAACTTGAAATATCTTTTGATGGAATTGCAGAAATTGTGACAAGTTCAAAAGAGGGTGCTAAAGATTTTAGAGAGTACATTGAGCGAAGAAGTTTATAAACCTACAAAAACTACCTACTAAAAACATCTTATTTTTTGTAAATTATCCTTGTATAAAATATTTGTGCAAGGATAAAAAAATGCAAACATTTATAAAAAGTTCATATATCAACTGTGATACAAAATCTCTTTTTGATTTTCACTTAGATACTAATAATCTAACATATATTACTCCTCCTGATACTAAAGTGGAATTATTAACAAAAGATTTTAAACCCGTTGTATCACAAATATTGAAAATAAAAAGCACCAAATATTTTATACCAATGAATTGGGAAGTTAAAATAGAAAAAATTGATGAACCAAATTTATTGGTAGATATTGCAATGAAATCTCCATTTTCTTTTTGGGAACATAAACATATCTTTATAAAACATGGAAATATAAGTGAGTTAAAAGATATTGTTACTTTTAAAATGCCATTTGGATTTATAGGAAAGTTATTTGAAAGATTAGTAATAAAAGATTTACAAAAAATGTTTGATTTTAGACATAAAATTACAAAAAAGATGTTAGAAAAGGAAAAGTTTTGAAAAGAGCAGTTGTTTTAATGAATATGGGTGGCCCAAATAATTTAGATGAAGTAAAAGTATTTTTAAGAAATATGTTCAATGATAAATATATTATTGGTGCACCACAGCCAATAAGAGCAATGATTGGGCAAATAATTATTTCAAAAAGACTAAAAGAATCAAAGGCAAATTATGCAAAGTTAGGGGGAATGTCACCAATTGTTGGCCATACAAAAAGATTAGTGCGAAGATTAAATAAAGAGCTTGATGCGGATGTTTTTTATGAGATGAGATACACTCCACCATTTGCAAAAGATATTATGCCAAAACTAAAAAACTACGATGAAATATACGCAATTCCAATGTATCCACACTATTCAAGTACAACTACAAAATCATCAATTGAAGAGTTTGTAAAAGTTGCAAAAAAATATAATCTTGATAAAAAAATCAAAACAATAGATAGTTATTATGACAATATTCATTACAATAAAGCGATAGTTGAGCGAATAAAAGAGGTTTTAAAAGGCGAAAATTCAGAAGATTTTGAACTTATATTTTCAGCTCACGGATTAACACAAAAAATCATAGATAAAGGTGATTTATACCAAAAACATATTTTAGCAAATGTTGAATGTGCAAAAAAAGAGCTAGAAAATCAAAATATATCTTTCAAAAAAATTCATGTGGCATATCAATCAAGACTAGGACCAATGGAGTGGTTGCGACCTTATATGGAAGATAAATTAAAAGAGATAAAATCAAAGGTAATAATCTATCCTATATCATTTACAGTTGATAATTCTGAAACTGAATATGAACTTGATATGGAATATGCAGAAGTTGCTCATAAAATTGGGTTAACGGATTATAGAGTTGCTAAGGCTCCAAATCATCATAGATATTTTATAGAAACAATCAAAGAGATTTATGAGGGGATGAAATAGATTAAGAGAAGTTGTTAACTTCTCTTATTTTTTCCCAAAACTTCTATTATCATCTCTTTTAGTAATTTTTTTCTTCTTAGCTGGTTTTTTTTCAGGGGCATTTGTTTTTGCAAAACCTGTTTTTTTAGCTACTTTTCCAGCTTCAGCTTTTTTTACACTTAGTTTTTTAGGTCTTGCTTTAAATAGTCTTGGTTTTTTTTCTGTTGCTTCAAAACCTTCAACTTCAGTTCTTGGAATATTTATGATTAACTCTTTTTCAATATCAATCATCATTTTATAATCCTTAACACTTAAAAGCGTCAAAGCAATTCCTGGATTCCCAGCTCGTCCAGTTCTTCCGATTCTATGTGTATAATCAGTTACAGTTTCAGGTAAGGCATAATTTACAACTATTGGTAAAAGTTCTATATCAATTCCACGAGCAGCAATATCAGTTGCTACTAAAACTCTAATTTCTCCTGATTTGAATTTTCTCATAACTTTTGCACGAGCAGTTTGTCTAACATCTCCATGAATACAACCAGCTGGAAGACCATCAAGTTCTAAATGTTCAACTAAAGTATCAGCTTCAATTTTCATATTTACAAAAACTAAAACTTGAGAATAGTTTTTTGAACCAATGATATATGATAATGCCGCTGCTTTATTTGCTTCATCAACTAAAACAATTTGTTGGTCAATGATTTTTACAGCTGATCTTTGTTGTGCAACTTCAATTACAACTGGATCTGTTAAAAACTCTTTTGCAAGTTTTTTTACATTTTGATTCATAGTTGCTGAGAACATCATGATTTGTCTTTTTGGTCCAACACTTGGAAGAATTTTTTCAATATCTTCTAAAAATCCCATATCAAGCATAGTATCAACTTCGTCAATTACAACTGTTGTAACACTTGATAAATCAACAGTTCCATTTTTTAGATGTTCCATTAATCTTCCAGAAGTTGCTACTAAAATGTCAAGACCTTTTGTAATTTTTTTCTCTTGGTCTTTTGTTGAAACTCCACCAACCATAGCTATTGATTCTACTTCCATATACTTTGAAAAATCATCAACTGCTTTTGATATTTGAGTTGCTAATTCTCTTGTTGGAACTAAAATTAAAGCTCTAAGAATTGGTTTGTTTGCTTGTTTATTTGCCAAAATTTCTGTTAAAATTGGTAATAAAAATGCAGCAGTTTTACCTGTTCCACTTTGTGCAGCTGCTAGAATATCTCTTTTTTTTAAAGCGATAGGAATAGCTTTTTTTTGTATTTCCGTTGCTTCTTTGTAATCTAAATCTTTTAAAGCATTTATGATTTTTTCATCTAAGTTCATTGATGTAAAAGTTTTAATAATGTTTCCTTCTAATCTTAATTTTTATTAATTATACCTAAAAGTAGATTAGAATGTTGTATTAATTACTTTTTGACTCATAAATAGGGACTTTTCAATCTATTTTTAGCTTTTTTTAGCTAATATAAAGACCTTATTAAATAAATATTTGGATAGATAAAAAATGACTGTTAAAATTACTTTACCCCATGATAACTCTTATGAAATTTTTATAGATGAATTAAACGAACTATATTTTGATAGAAAAGTTGTGATTATTACAAATCCAACTGTTAGTGGATTTCATTTGGATTATTTAAAAACAAAAATAAAAGCACGTGAGCTTAGTGTTTGTACAATTCCAGATGGTGAAGAGTACAAACATATGCAAACAATTGAAGATATGTTAGCTCACTGTTTTACTCATAGACTTGATAGAAAATCACTACTTATAGCATTTGGTGGTGGTGTTATTGGAGATATGACAGGATTTGCAGCTTCAATTTATCAAAGAGGGATTGATTTTGTTCAAATTCCTACAACTTTACTTTCTCAAGTTGATGCAAGCGTTGGTGGAAAAACTGGGATTAACAATAAATTTGGAAAAAATCTTGTTGGTGCATTTCATCAACCAATTGCAGTTTATATCGACCCGAATTTCTTAAAAACTTTACCAAAAAGAGAGTTTGGTGCAGGAGTTGCTGAGATTGTAAAAATGGCAGTAACTTTTAACAAAGACTTTTTTGAGTGGTTAGAACAAAATGATTTAAATGATGATAAAAATATTAGAATAGCAATTGCTAAATCTGTTCAAACAAAAGCAGATGTTGTGTCACAAGATGAAAAAGAGTTAGGAATAAGAGCAGCACTTAATTATGGTCATACTTTTGGGCATGTAATTGAAAATGAGACAAATTATGATACGTATTTGCATGGTGAAGCTGTGGGAATTGGTATGTGTATGGCAAATGCTCTAGCTGTAAAAATTGGACTTATGAGTAAAGATGAAGAGTTAAGAGTAAAAAATCTATTAGAAAAATATGAGATTCCAACAACTTATAAAATCAAAGATGTTGAAGATTTTTATGAGCACTTTTTCTTAGATAAAAAGTCTTTGGATAATAAAATTAAATTTATTCTTCCAGTTGGTTTGGGTGATTGTAAAATCACAAATGAAGTTACAAAAAATGATGTTATTGAAATATTAAAAGGTTTTTAAATTGATTAAAAAATTAGCATTTATATTATGTCTTACTTGTTTTTTATGGGCTGAAAATACAGTAAAACCAAATGATAATAGTGTTCCTACTGTAGATAAAAAAGATAAAGCAGAAGTTAAACAAATTGAACAAAATCTTATTAC from Arcobacter venerupis includes these protein-coding regions:
- a CDS encoding pentapeptide repeat-containing protein, yielding MEEEKLYECEICNKKYPKKEYLYSKYENKCILHCEKDIWFDLIDGKKDWTKSEENIKYFWSEIRKYILNTLKDEEYKVEQYYISLTNVIFPKFEELYEDTYEEGLGYWRCDDWYHNFCDEIITNSEFPSNDLKKISGFNFSNSIFLDVVDFTNYEFEGLVFNNTVFIEECKISNSKIINVSFKETIFQKATLFENSTINFFSYQKDFENCEFYKELTFDNIIFNNQHKKLDLDFKNTKFKELNISNTTFEKGLRFYKESSIKSLNIKNCKIKDLLLAAEVSIIDLDSNKKEIDRFVIKPNNLKSLTISNSLINKDFLLKDEVNNSRSNLDLIDLKESTFKGKAKIQFYNCIKDANFYNTKFEDLADFYRTKFKKVNFERTDFKNIAVFSEAEFHCDVDFKYTKFLGTSIFRDMVITGKLNLRDTIFKEDANFLDITSKSRKVYDEEKRDYFYIGELEDIKVSNRETARVIKNFFDSSNNIIEANRFYKLEMKEREDELEKSFDKGKNIFEYLIFKFHGLSSNYSQNPLLAFFWIYLFSMFYSFFEFNSKKQEYSDKFQFSYFEIIFEKISLNQDLFGFLIVIGTIFIICVIFSLITKFKEVGLCSIFLIFITILYIIYTKDYCLSIVSNSFNPFSIMTGKDSLNIITLIYKIVIAYLIYQFIISIRQNTRRK
- a CDS encoding SRPBCC family protein, with protein sequence MQTFIKSSYINCDTKSLFDFHLDTNNLTYITPPDTKVELLTKDFKPVVSQILKIKSTKYFIPMNWEVKIEKIDEPNLLVDIAMKSPFSFWEHKHIFIKHGNISELKDIVTFKMPFGFIGKLFERLVIKDLQKMFDFRHKITKKMLEKEKF
- the hemH gene encoding ferrochelatase yields the protein MKRAVVLMNMGGPNNLDEVKVFLRNMFNDKYIIGAPQPIRAMIGQIIISKRLKESKANYAKLGGMSPIVGHTKRLVRRLNKELDADVFYEMRYTPPFAKDIMPKLKNYDEIYAIPMYPHYSSTTTKSSIEEFVKVAKKYNLDKKIKTIDSYYDNIHYNKAIVERIKEVLKGENSEDFELIFSAHGLTQKIIDKGDLYQKHILANVECAKKELENQNISFKKIHVAYQSRLGPMEWLRPYMEDKLKEIKSKVIIYPISFTVDNSETEYELDMEYAEVAHKIGLTDYRVAKAPNHHRYFIETIKEIYEGMK
- a CDS encoding DEAD/DEAH box helicase, encoding MNLDEKIINALKDLDYKEATEIQKKAIPIALKKRDILAAAQSGTGKTAAFLLPILTEILANKQANKPILRALILVPTRELATQISKAVDDFSKYMEVESIAMVGGVSTKDQEKKITKGLDILVATSGRLMEHLKNGTVDLSSVTTVVIDEVDTMLDMGFLEDIEKILPSVGPKRQIMMFSATMNQNVKKLAKEFLTDPVVIEVAQQRSAVKIIDQQIVLVDEANKAAALSYIIGSKNYSQVLVFVNMKIEADTLVEHLELDGLPAGCIHGDVRQTARAKVMRKFKSGEIRVLVATDIAARGIDIELLPIVVNYALPETVTDYTHRIGRTGRAGNPGIALTLLSVKDYKMMIDIEKELIINIPRTEVEGFEATEKKPRLFKARPKKLSVKKAEAGKVAKKTGFAKTNAPEKKPAKKKKITKRDDNRSFGKK
- a CDS encoding sensor histidine kinase, giving the protein MQTVELKIAPKDWLYIIIIGAFFGFFISLCFYFLSDDLQNISTIIFSTSSAISISLFAFFLITISNKFILPKVNKKFWYLISFIFSFLAGFLGFSFSFILFSFSDFKILYIISPFWHYIAVTIGFLTFLVGLILHQFISMKYKNEEIKTQILETKLKALENELNPHFLFNALNSVSELIYQDQKKAENAVIEISKFLRNAINKESLISLETELSMVKTYVNIENVRFDGKIVLNIEDFNEYKNIKIPKFSIQLLVENAIKHGYLGKTLNIDINFSKDKIRVQNDGKIANIVKFGTGLSNLQKRLELQKVGNLSFEKLDDKMLFVIELKDKN
- a CDS encoding LytR/AlgR family response regulator transcription factor, with translation MIVDDESLALSRLKRLLNENGIEDITAFDNPIDALKEITKTKFDAVFLDISMPNISGLELADSIMQIEPKTFIIFQTAYSEFALEAYKSGGMGYLVKPIESNDIKNILDKIKSFAVSSKDESKKILGKRGDKLYLIDINDIYYIKADLDEVIIKIKEADAYVRRKIGDLETLLSDKNFFRVHRSYIVNVDKIKSMRSVEQSKLEISFDGIAEIVTSSKEGAKDFREYIERRSL
- the aroB gene encoding 3-dehydroquinate synthase, coding for MTVKITLPHDNSYEIFIDELNELYFDRKVVIITNPTVSGFHLDYLKTKIKARELSVCTIPDGEEYKHMQTIEDMLAHCFTHRLDRKSLLIAFGGGVIGDMTGFAASIYQRGIDFVQIPTTLLSQVDASVGGKTGINNKFGKNLVGAFHQPIAVYIDPNFLKTLPKREFGAGVAEIVKMAVTFNKDFFEWLEQNDLNDDKNIRIAIAKSVQTKADVVSQDEKELGIRAALNYGHTFGHVIENETNYDTYLHGEAVGIGMCMANALAVKIGLMSKDEELRVKNLLEKYEIPTTYKIKDVEDFYEHFFLDKKSLDNKIKFILPVGLGDCKITNEVTKNDVIEILKGF